The proteins below are encoded in one region of Silene latifolia isolate original U9 population chromosome 2, ASM4854445v1, whole genome shotgun sequence:
- the LOC141642471 gene encoding polyadenylate-binding protein 2-like isoform X1: MGDMSGYYPPQQPPPPLQQPPHDIYSHYSPRFSYFEPPRHPPQPPLPLHHHTPQSPPSRPDHDSEVRTLFIAGLPANVKNREIYHLFREFPGFISTNLRPPSGNSQAFAFAVFANQQSAVAAMHAFNGMVFDLEEGSTLYIDLAKSNSRSKRQRTGNERSGSGKKQKASRAFPKDGYESAGVGSLHIPGMDNSHYNIVGYPSAQSHMSFDSGGMVDANVAQSSKSISSSIPQDKSPCPTIFVANLDPKCSEQGLQKIFSRCRGFLKLKLQRARGAPVAFVDFEDIACSTEALTQLQGTILHSSPAGEGMHLEYAKSRMGKRRRA; the protein is encoded by the exons ATGGGCGACATGTCAGGCTACTATCCTCCTCAACAACCACCGCCGCCGCTGCAACAACCACCACATGACATTTACTCTCATTATTCTCCTCGCTTCTCCTATTTTGAACCTCCTCGCCATCCACCGCAACCCCCGCTGCCGCTTCACCATCACACGCCGCAATCTCCGCCCTCCCGCCCTGATCATGACTCCGAGGTTCGAACCCTCTTTATCGCCGGTCTACCCGCCAATGTCAAAAACCGCGAAATTTATCACCTTTTTCGCGAATTCCCCGGTTTTATTTCCACCAATCTCCGCCCTCCTTCTGGCAATTCTCAG GCATTTGCGTTTGCTGTATTTGCGAATCAACAATCGGCCGTTGCTGCAATGCACGCATTCAAT GGTATGGTTTTTGATCTAGAAGAAGGCTCAACCTTGTACATTGACCTTGCAAAATCTAATTCACGATCCAAGCGTCAGAGAACTG GCAATGAAAGGTCTGGTTCAGGTAAGAAGCAGAAGGCTTCCCGAGCATTTCCAAAGGATGGTTATGAGTCAG CAGGTGTTGGCAGCTTACACATTCCCGGAATGGATAATTCTCACTACAACATCGTTGGTTATCCATCTGCACAAAG TCATATGAGCTTTGATAGCGGAGGCATGGTTGACGCAAATGTTGCTCAATCA AGCAAAAGTATCTCTTCCTCTATTCCACAAGATAAATCTCCATGTCCAACGATTTTTGTCGCTAACTTGGACCCTAAGTGCTCAGAGCAAGGTCTACAGAAAATCTTCTCAAG ATGTCGGGGATTTTTGAAGTTGAAGCTTCAGAGGGCACGTGGAGCTCCAGTTGCTTTTGTTGACTTTGAG GATATTGCTTGTTCAACCGAGGCTTTAACTCAACTGCAAGGAACCATTCTTCATTCCTCTCCAGCAGGTGAAGGCATGCATTTGGA ATATGCCAAGTCAAGAATGGGGAAGCGTCGGAGAGCGTAG
- the LOC141642471 gene encoding uncharacterized protein LOC141642471 isoform X2, whose translation MGDMSGYYPPQQPPPPLQQPPHDIYSHYSPRFSYFEPPRHPPQPPLPLHHHTPQSPPSRPDHDSEVRTLFIAGLPANVKNREIYHLFREFPGFISTNLRPPSGNSQAFAFAVFANQQSAVAAMHAFNGMVFDLEEGSTLYIDLAKSNSRSKRQRTGNERSGSGKKQKASRAFPKDGYESGVGSLHIPGMDNSHYNIVGYPSAQSHMSFDSGGMVDANVAQSSKSISSSIPQDKSPCPTIFVANLDPKCSEQGLQKIFSRCRGFLKLKLQRARGAPVAFVDFEDIACSTEALTQLQGTILHSSPAGEGMHLEYAKSRMGKRRRA comes from the exons ATGGGCGACATGTCAGGCTACTATCCTCCTCAACAACCACCGCCGCCGCTGCAACAACCACCACATGACATTTACTCTCATTATTCTCCTCGCTTCTCCTATTTTGAACCTCCTCGCCATCCACCGCAACCCCCGCTGCCGCTTCACCATCACACGCCGCAATCTCCGCCCTCCCGCCCTGATCATGACTCCGAGGTTCGAACCCTCTTTATCGCCGGTCTACCCGCCAATGTCAAAAACCGCGAAATTTATCACCTTTTTCGCGAATTCCCCGGTTTTATTTCCACCAATCTCCGCCCTCCTTCTGGCAATTCTCAG GCATTTGCGTTTGCTGTATTTGCGAATCAACAATCGGCCGTTGCTGCAATGCACGCATTCAAT GGTATGGTTTTTGATCTAGAAGAAGGCTCAACCTTGTACATTGACCTTGCAAAATCTAATTCACGATCCAAGCGTCAGAGAACTG GCAATGAAAGGTCTGGTTCAGGTAAGAAGCAGAAGGCTTCCCGAGCATTTCCAAAGGATGGTTATGAGTCAG GTGTTGGCAGCTTACACATTCCCGGAATGGATAATTCTCACTACAACATCGTTGGTTATCCATCTGCACAAAG TCATATGAGCTTTGATAGCGGAGGCATGGTTGACGCAAATGTTGCTCAATCA AGCAAAAGTATCTCTTCCTCTATTCCACAAGATAAATCTCCATGTCCAACGATTTTTGTCGCTAACTTGGACCCTAAGTGCTCAGAGCAAGGTCTACAGAAAATCTTCTCAAG ATGTCGGGGATTTTTGAAGTTGAAGCTTCAGAGGGCACGTGGAGCTCCAGTTGCTTTTGTTGACTTTGAG GATATTGCTTGTTCAACCGAGGCTTTAACTCAACTGCAAGGAACCATTCTTCATTCCTCTCCAGCAGGTGAAGGCATGCATTTGGA ATATGCCAAGTCAAGAATGGGGAAGCGTCGGAGAGCGTAG
- the LOC141637481 gene encoding secreted RxLR effector protein 78-like: MVLPDIVSPSQGAFIKGRDIVGNILICQDLIKLYKRRSCSPRAMMKIDLQKAYDSVEWEFVGHMLEALGFPEKICRLVMQCITTPSYSLSLNGESFGFFRGRRGLRQGDPLSPLLFTVCLEYLSRVLMVVQKHSRFKFHPSARG, from the coding sequence ATGGTCTTACCTGACATTGTTAGCCCTTCCCAGGGAGCTTTCATCAAAGGGAGGGATATTGTTGGCAATATTTTAATTTGTCAAGACTTGATAAAGCTTTACAAGAGGAGAAGTTGTTCTCCTAGAGCCATGATGAAGATTGACTTGCAAAAAGCCTATGACTCTGTTGAATGGGAGTTTGTGGGTCATATGTTGGAAGCCTTGGGGTTCCCTGAGAAAATTTGTAGGTTGGTGATGCAATGTATCACTACACCCTCTTACTCTTTATCTTTGAATGGGGAGTCTTTTGGGTTTTTCAGAGGTAGAAGGGGACTCAGGCAGGGGGACCCTCTCTCCCCCCTCCTGTTCACTGTGTGCCTTGAGTACTTGAGTAGGGTGCTTATGGTGGTGCAAAAGCATTCCAGGTTCAAATTCCACCCCTCTGCCCGAGGGTAA
- the LOC141637491 gene encoding uncharacterized protein LOC141637491 codes for MENRVYVLIMPNIFRHYFGSNSNATEHDREDEVVEDEEDPGPPSTRQENMQVTLSSAHPGYDPVPEWQSRVTRRITTLINGLKYNKKKPKWVPVTWWENLRNRPNDPTFAKHSKINTANRKSGGKDGKALGTHTLGRKSCSDAFKELGQEATPHKLFMKTKKNKKGEWVNPRAAEIERDFQAEMSQPLPPGQSPDEIRAYYKAVEGFDEKNRMFGTGDKGAEIWYDLPPNKAGRRSFSYAPCMISQLSTQMNDERAARIALERQVREQAEQMAAMQKAWADMQASQPPNTCSQFPPHRRDDFGGGDDGFRGSGSFIEPIIS; via the exons ATGGAAAACAGGGTATATGTTT tgattatgccgaacatttttcgccattattttgggAGCAATAGTAATGCAACTGAACATGATCGGGAGGACGAGGTGGTTGAGGATGAGGAAGATCCTGGCCCTCCATCAACAAGACAGGAGAACATGCAGGTGACTCTCTCATCGGCCC ATCCTGGCTATGATCCTGTGCCTGAGTGGCAGtcgagggtaacgaggcggattaccactcttattaatggactaaaatataataagaaaaagccaaagtgggtgcctgttACTTGGTGggagaaccttaggaataggccaaatgatcctacttttgccaaacattcgaaaatcaacacggcaaataggaagtcgggtgggaaagatgggaaagcattgggcacccacactcttggtcggaagagttgctccgatgctttcaaggaattg ggtcaagaggccaccccccacaagttgttcatgaagacgaagaaaaataagaagggcgagtgggttaaccctcgagcggctgaGATTGAG cgtgatttccaagcggagatgagtcaaccattgccacctggacagtctcccgacgagattcgggcctactacaaggctgtagaaggctttgacgagaagaaccgaATGTTTGGGACCGGAGATAAAGGGGCcgaaatatggtatgatcttcctcctaacaaagctggccgacggtctttctcttatgctccttgcatgatttcacagctttccacccaaatgaatgatgagcgagccgctcgaattgctcttgaaagacaggttcgtgaacaggctgaacaaatggcggcaatgcaaaaggcttgggctgatatgcaagcatctcaacccccaaacacgtgttcacaatttccTCCACATAGGcgggatgactttgggggtggtgatgacgggtttcgaggtagtggtagttttattgagcctataataagttag
- the LOC141642472 gene encoding uncharacterized protein LOC141642472, translating into MTDLNQHVTYKEGHAPKGSRSCDKYDQEVLANIEKVLKEVEEGKFTPNGRDDVLARAIGRPEHPGRLRGVPLQVGVAKYYGTTGPKKKKRKAKAEKADMVQLLASVILKMNSGGKPSEEELKMMEDGGWRMSLKGVRYNR; encoded by the exons TGACCGACTTGAATcagcatgtaacttataaagaagggcacgcgcctaaaggatcccggtcgtgtgacaaatatgatcaggaagtgttggccaacata gagaaggtattgaaggaggtagaagaagggaaattcactcccaatggtcgtgatgacgttcttgctagagcgatcggccgacccgaacatccaggtcgattgaggggcgtcccgttacaggttggagtcgcgaaatattatgggacaactggcccgaaaaagaagaaaaggaaggctaaggctgagaaggctgacatg GTTCAGTTATTGGCATCCGTGATACTAAAGATGAATTCTGGAGGCAAGCCttccgaagaagaattgaagatgatggaggatggaggatggaggatgtcattaaagggggtaaggtacaacagatAG